Within Romboutsia sp. CE17, the genomic segment ATCATGGTTTATATTATCAAATAATATAAGTTTATTAATATATGCTTAAGGCTTAAATACAATGTACTCTAAATTAAGGATTTTAATAGTCTATTTAGAGTACATTGTATTTTATCAGTAATAATTTAATATAAAGAAAATGTTTGCCAATTAAAAAATATTATGTATATAATATTGATTAAGAAAATGTGAACTTCTAAAGGGGGAAATATATATGATTACTGTATTAACATTTAATCCATCTATTGATAGGATGTATAAGGTAAGTAAGATAAATATAGGGGAAGTACAAAGAGTTATAGATACAAATTCAACAGCAGGGGGAAAGGGAATAAACGTAACAAAAGTATGTAAAATATTAGGTGAAGAACCATTAGCAATGGGATTTTTAGGTGGTTTTAATGGGGAATACATAAGAAATGAGCTTAATAGGTTAGAAATAAAAAGCAAATTTACATCTATAAAACAAGAGACAAGAAACTGCCTAAATATAATTGATGAAAATTCAAATAGCACAGAGTTCTTAGAGAAAGGACCAGTTATAGATGCAGAGGATTTAACAAATTTTGAAGCTGATTTAGAAAGTGTATTAGACAAAACTAAAATACTAGTTGCATCAGGTAGTTACTGCCAAAATATGCCTATTGATTATTATAAAATTATTGGTGAAATATGTGAAAAGCGTGATATAAAATTCATACTAGATACATCTGGAGATGGATTAAAAGTTGCATTAGAATCAAAACCAT encodes:
- the pfkB gene encoding 1-phosphofructokinase; this encodes MITVLTFNPSIDRMYKVSKINIGEVQRVIDTNSTAGGKGINVTKVCKILGEEPLAMGFLGGFNGEYIRNELNRLEIKSKFTSIKQETRNCLNIIDENSNSTEFLEKGPVIDAEDLTNFEADLESVLDKTKILVASGSYCQNMPIDYYKIIGEICEKRDIKFILDTSGDGLKVALESKPYLIKPNADEIKQLLNINVESQEEIISAGKELLKMGAKNVCISLGKNGMIYINNDGVYEVKVPKIDTVNSVGSGDSTIAGFSVGILRGYDTIELLKLANACGISNALHIETGFVKLDEVEKLSEKVQVKKLECIAN